In Anaerolineae bacterium, the DNA window TGGGCGATACCTACGCTGCTCTAGGCAACGTTGACGAGGCGCTCAAGGCCCACCGTGAAGCTATGAAATTGCCGCCCAGGTATTCGGATCCTGATGGCTTCTCTTTCTTTGCCGATCAGTTTCTTGACCAACGTCTCAATTTCTACGTGTCTGCCGGACGGTTAGACGATATTGTGGCCGCGATGCAGCAAGTGGCTCTGGATAGAGAAGAGAAACTGGCTTTGGCTGCAGACGACGAGACCAGAAAACGGGCGCAACAACGCGCCGCCCAGGTGCAATGCACCATTGGTCGCGCCTATCTTCTGGCCGGCCAGTATGATCAGGCAACCCTTCATTTAGAACAATGCCGGGCATTGGGCGATAATTCGGATAGAACTATCCGGGACCTGGCTAACATCTACCTGAATTCAGAAGCATTTGACCAGGCATTGCCGCTTTACCTGATGCTGGTCCAAAACAATTCTAACGACGTGGAAGCCCACAGCGCATTGGCCTTTATTCACGCCCGCCAAGGCCGCCTCCAAGAAGCGATCCAGGAAAATCAATTGGTTTTGCAGCAACTGCCCAACGATTACGACAGTTTAAAGAACTTAGCCGTTCTTTACCAACAACTGGGCCAGTGGCCGGAAGCCCTGCGCTTTGCCCAACAGGCCCAAACCGTGGCCCCAGAGTCTGACCAGCCAAGTTGGCAGCAATTTATTGCCGATATCGAGAGCCAAATGCCGGCCTCAGAATGAAATTGATAGGGTAAAAAATTTAAATTAAGGAGAAAACTGTGCCTAAACAATATAGTAGTTATCCAGAAATGGTCATTGATTCCACCAAAAGGTATCAAGCCACGCTGAAAACCGTCAAAGGAGATATTGAGCTTGATCTATTTGCGGCTGATACGCCCAAAACCGTGAACAATTTTGTTTTTCTGGCCCGTGATAAATTCTACGATGGTTTAACGTTCCACCGGGTGATTCCCGGTTTTATGGCCCAGGGCGGCTGTCCCAACGGAGATGGCCGGGGGGGACCAGGTTACAGCTTTGAGGATGAGACGCGCGGTAATTCTAAGCAAAAGCATGAAAC includes these proteins:
- a CDS encoding peptidylprolyl isomerase, with protein sequence MVIDSTKRYQATLKTVKGDIELDLFAADTPKTVNNFVFLARDKFYDGLTFHRVIPGFMAQGGCPNGDGRGGPGYSFEDETRGNSKQKHETGSLSMANAGPNTNGSQFFICHGPQPHLDGKHTVFGKVTSGQNVVTSLQNGDVINQVIITES